One part of the Paroedura picta isolate Pp20150507F chromosome 5, Ppicta_v3.0, whole genome shotgun sequence genome encodes these proteins:
- the LOC143837013 gene encoding chemerin-like receptor 1 — protein MSTTPVANESSPPMLLEDPAVRHAVKVTTGVAFSFIFLTGVTGNGVVLWVTGWKLRWTSNTVWFFNLALADLASTSLILVTVLNLSLDLDWPFGSVACKVANCLFGLSLCSGVLLLSSISVDRCVLVVAPVWCQNYRTPRLIWAACGALWLLSLAFFVPSSYFFTETLIEKNRTSCSNLDVFQDWQEAEVLTICIFLYQFLMPLLVISISYTILVMTMRKKKFNKSSKPLLVVTRVVFCFFLCWLPYHALALARISMTVVPDAVRMVAIPLSKCLAMFNSCINPLLYVFVGQEFQDAVRRSLLQVFKTAFEEAPIAASV, from the coding sequence ATGTCAACAACGCCAGTGGCCAATGAGTCCTCTCCCCCCATGCTCCTGGAGGACCCCGCCGTGCGCCATGCAGTCAAGGTCACCACCGGGGTGGCCTTCAGCTTCATCTTCCTGACCGGGGTGACCGGGAACGGGGTGGTGTTGTGGGTCACCGGCTGGAAACTCCGCTGGACGTCCAACACAGTCTGGTTTTTCAACCTCGCCTTGGCTGACCTGGCTTCCACCTCCCTGATCTTGGTCACCGTGTTGAACTTGTCCCTCGACCTGGATTGGCCGTTCGGATCCGTGGCCTGCAAGGTGGCCAACTGCCTCTTTGGACTCAGCCTGTGCAGCGGGGTGCTGCTGCTCAGCTCCATCAGCGTCGACCGCTGTGTCCTCGTGGTGGCCCCTGTTTGGTGCCAGAACTACCGTACCCCGCGGCTTATCTGGGCAGCTTGTGGAGCCCTctggcttctctccttggccttcTTCGTCCCCAGCTCTTACTTCTTCACTGAGACCTTGATAGAGAAGAACCGGACCTCTTGCAGCAACCTGGATGTCTTCCAGGACTGGCAGGAAGCCGAGGTCCTCACCATCTGCATCTTTCTCTACCAGTTCCTCATGCCTTTGCTGGTCATCTCCATCTCCTACACCATCCTGGTGATGACCATGCGCAAGAAGAAGTTCAACAAGTCCAGCAAGCCCCTCTTGGTGGTCACCAGGGTcgtcttctgcttcttcctctgctGGCTGCCCTACCACGCCCTAGCCCTGGCCCGGATCTCCATGACTGTCGTTCCGGACGCCGTGCGCATGGTGGCCATCCCTCTCTCCAAGTGCCTGGCCATGTTCAACAGCTGCATCAACCCTTTGCTCTACGTCTTCGTGGGGCAGGAGTTCCAGGACGCGGTGAGGCGGTCCCTATTGCAGGTCTTCAAGACGGCTTTCGAGGAGGCGCCGATAGCAGCCAGCGTTTGA